The Elephas maximus indicus isolate mEleMax1 chromosome 19, mEleMax1 primary haplotype, whole genome shotgun sequence genome contains a region encoding:
- the LOC126061881 gene encoding leydig cell tumor 10 kDa protein homolog, with amino-acid sequence MAQRQCKFQAKKLGKSKAAASEQSQGPRKGGRVITPKKARVVQQRKLKKDLEVGTQKKLERDVVMKASTSVPKKLALMKTPGKEKGPASAKTPS; translated from the coding sequence ATGGCGCAGAGGCAATGCAAATTCCAGGCAAAGAAGCTGGGGAAGAGCAAGGCAGCAGCTTCAGAGCAGAGTCAGGGCCCGAGGAAGGGTGGCCGTGTTATCACCCCCAAGAAGGCGCGCGTGGTGCAGCAGCGAAAGCtcaagaaggacctggaggttgGGACCCAAAAGAAGCTTGAACGTGACGTGGTGATGAAGGCCAGCACCAGTGTGCCCAAGAAGCTTGCACTGATGAAGACTCCAGGGAAGGAGAAGGGGCCAGCCTCTGCTAAGACGCCCTCCTAA